The Streptomyces sp. HUAS MG91 sequence CAGTCCCCGATGAACCGGGTCGTGTACGGGGCCCCGCACATCCGGTCCAGGTGCGCCCCGGCGTCGGAGCCGCCCAGCATGACGTCCTCGTGGCCCCAGGCCTCGGCGCGCAGCGCCCACGAGTCGGGGTCGTTGTCGGTCGGCATCGGCCACAGGACCGTCCGCAGCCGGTCGTTGGCGCAGATCTCGACCAGGGCCTCGAAGGGCTCCTGCCCGCGCTCGGCGGCGATGTCCTTCACCACGCGCCCGGTCAGCCCCGCGTTCGCCTCCGAGTAGGTGTCCCCGATGACGTACCGCCCGAAGTCGGCGAGCCGCCGGAAGACGCCGGCCTCCTTGCTGTCGGCGCGGCGCAGCATCTCGGCGCGCACGTCCGGGTCCCGGAGCCGCTCGATCCGCTCGTCCACGGGCAGCCCGAGGACGTCGCCCCAGCCGGGGATGAGGTTGAGCGCGCAGAACGTGCCGAGCGACATGTTCATCGGGGTCAGGATCGGCATGGTCAGGGCGATGATCCGGCCGCCCGACTCGCGGGCCCGCTCACTCGCGGCGAGCTGGCGCGGTACGCGTTCGGGGACGGCGGCGTCGATGGTCAGCACGTTCCAGTTCAGGGGCCGCCCGGCGGCGGCGCTCATCTCGACGAACAGGTCGATCTCGTCGTCGCTGAACTGATCGAGGCACCCGGCGACGATGGCCTCGATCTGGGTGCCCTCGTGCTCGCCGACCGCCTTGCTGAGCGCGATGAGTTCGGCGGGCAGCGCGTGCCGCGACGCGACCGGCTTGCCGTCACCGTCGGAGTGCGTGGAGGACTGGGTGGTGGACAGCCCCCAGGCACCGGCGTCCATGGCCTCGTGGAACAGCGCGAGCATGGCGTCCATCTGCTGCTCGCTGGGCTGCCCGCCGACGGCGTCCGCCCCCATCACGTACCGGCGCAGCGCGCAGTGCCCCACCATGAAACCGGCGTTGACCGCGATCCGTCCGTCGAGGGCGTCGAGGTACTCCCCGAACGAGTTCCAGCTCCAGGGCGCCCCCTCTTCGAGCGCGACCAGCGACATCCCCTCGACCTTCGACATCATCCGCCGCGTGTAGTCGGCGTCGTCGGGCCGCTCGGGGTTGAGCGGGGCGAGCGTGAAGCCGCAGTTGCCGCCCGCGACCGTGGTCACACCATGGTTGAGGGAGGGCGTCGCGTACGGGTCCCAGAACAGCTGCGCGTCATAGTGCGTGTGCGGATCGACGAACCCGGGA is a genomic window containing:
- a CDS encoding D-aminoacylase, which gives rise to MLDHLIKGATVVDGTGAPAYVADVGIRDGRIAVIAEPGAVAERARTSEDASGLVLAPGFVDPHTHYDAQLFWDPYATPSLNHGVTTVAGGNCGFTLAPLNPERPDDADYTRRMMSKVEGMSLVALEEGAPWSWNSFGEYLDALDGRIAVNAGFMVGHCALRRYVMGADAVGGQPSEQQMDAMLALFHEAMDAGAWGLSTTQSSTHSDGDGKPVASRHALPAELIALSKAVGEHEGTQIEAIVAGCLDQFSDDEIDLFVEMSAAAGRPLNWNVLTIDAAVPERVPRQLAASERARESGGRIIALTMPILTPMNMSLGTFCALNLIPGWGDVLGLPVDERIERLRDPDVRAEMLRRADSKEAGVFRRLADFGRYVIGDTYSEANAGLTGRVVKDIAAERGQEPFEALVEICANDRLRTVLWPMPTDNDPDSWALRAEAWGHEDVMLGGSDAGAHLDRMCGAPYTTRFIGDCLRGRRLVSLEQAVKMLTSDPAELFGLRERGTVQEGFHADLVLFDPEAIDAGKATLVHDLPGDSPRLDSKAIGITAVWVNGVEAIRGDVVSGAVPGKVLRSGQDTRTVSTK